A genomic window from Streptomyces sp. 846.5 includes:
- a CDS encoding helix-turn-helix domain-containing protein: MGGSAFGELLRDCRLTAGWTQDELADRSGVSAHSISVLEAGRRQPRLSSVTRLADALALDPRRCEQLLAAARTRSAPARPDSSRDKVRPRPDAPCQLPYDTRLFTGRARELDQLLSLARSAPAGSACGMVVISAIDGMGGVGKSALAIRAAHRARPQFPDGQLFVDLHGHTVGVAPVTPADALDWLLRSLGVSPQQIPEELSTRAALYRERLADTRTLIILDNAASSAQVRPLLPGTSSCLVLITSRRRLTGLDDAQNLAVDLLPGPDAVALLREAAGPGRVPDGHPAADELVELCGRLPLAIRIAAARLRHHRSLHLESLVELLRDEHHRLTHLTDEDRSLTAVFATSFASLAPAEQDLLRLLSRIPGHDVDTCAVAALADTDHRTAERLLESLLDHNLLVQRAPGRYLFHDLIGLYARSTAEDRTDEHRTDEADQDAPLHRLAAYYQHAAARANEHLARRTRPGRRPGPTAPVALPALSDRAEALAWMRSEHRNLLALLGHPAVASLPSFTVSLSADLAAFLLLEGRWSQAAVLHQSAVAAAAAAGDRRGEADALCDLGRVRHATGGYRAAAELYEQALAVHQELGDRHGEANDLHELGRVRLLTGEIREAAALHERALAGFRALGDRLGEARALCDLGRARHSSGDSPAAVELSSQVLDLYRTMGDRRGEAAALHDLAFILDETGDPGSAGKYYQEALTIYQDLNSVQGVANTLRGLGRVRHAAGDHRGAAELHQRSLDACREAGSRHGEADSLLGLGRAREALGEGPEAAGLYQQALALYRETGSRLGETGTLLDLAVLTERTTGPRAALKLHQQALALARDIDSPLDQARALEGAARCTLALGDRTTALAGMEDAVALYRRLNSPAAAEAAARLSALRTEPAVWR, encoded by the coding sequence GTGGGCGGGAGTGCCTTCGGGGAGCTTCTGCGCGACTGTCGGCTCACGGCCGGCTGGACGCAGGACGAACTGGCCGACAGGTCAGGGGTGTCGGCCCACTCGATCAGCGTGCTGGAGGCGGGGCGCCGACAGCCGCGGCTCTCGTCGGTGACCCGGCTCGCCGACGCCCTCGCGCTTGATCCACGCCGCTGCGAGCAGCTGCTCGCGGCGGCGCGTACCCGCTCCGCCCCGGCCCGCCCGGACAGCAGCCGCGACAAGGTGCGGCCGCGCCCGGACGCTCCCTGCCAACTGCCCTACGACACCAGGCTGTTCACCGGCCGAGCCCGGGAGCTCGACCAACTGCTGTCGCTGGCCAGGTCGGCGCCGGCGGGCAGCGCCTGCGGCATGGTGGTGATCTCGGCCATCGACGGCATGGGCGGAGTGGGCAAGTCCGCGCTGGCCATCCGGGCCGCGCACCGGGCGCGCCCCCAGTTCCCGGACGGGCAGCTCTTCGTGGACCTCCACGGCCACACCGTCGGCGTCGCCCCGGTCACCCCCGCCGACGCCCTGGACTGGCTGCTGCGCTCACTGGGCGTGTCACCCCAGCAGATCCCCGAGGAGCTGAGCACCCGCGCCGCCCTGTACCGGGAACGGCTCGCCGACACCCGCACGCTGATCATCCTCGACAACGCCGCCAGCAGCGCGCAGGTCCGCCCGCTGCTGCCGGGAACGTCCAGCTGCCTGGTCCTGATCACCAGCCGCAGGCGGCTGACCGGACTCGACGACGCCCAGAACCTGGCCGTCGACCTACTCCCCGGCCCGGACGCGGTGGCGCTGCTGCGCGAAGCCGCGGGCCCCGGCCGCGTCCCTGACGGCCATCCGGCCGCCGACGAGCTCGTCGAGCTCTGCGGCCGGCTGCCCCTCGCGATCCGCATCGCCGCCGCCCGGCTGCGCCACCACCGCAGCCTGCACCTGGAGAGCCTGGTGGAGCTGCTGCGCGACGAGCACCACCGGCTGACCCACCTGACGGACGAGGACCGGAGTCTGACAGCCGTCTTCGCCACCTCCTTCGCCTCCCTCGCCCCCGCCGAACAGGACCTGCTGCGGCTGCTCTCCCGCATCCCCGGCCACGACGTCGACACCTGCGCCGTCGCCGCGCTGGCCGACACCGACCACCGCACGGCGGAGCGGCTGCTGGAGAGCCTGCTCGACCACAACCTGCTGGTCCAGCGCGCCCCGGGGCGGTACCTGTTCCACGACCTGATCGGGCTCTACGCCCGGTCGACGGCAGAGGACCGGACGGACGAGCACCGGACGGACGAGGCGGACCAGGACGCCCCGCTGCACCGGCTGGCCGCGTACTACCAGCACGCCGCCGCGCGGGCCAACGAGCACCTGGCGCGCCGCACCCGCCCCGGTCGGCGCCCCGGGCCGACGGCGCCCGTCGCCCTCCCCGCTCTGTCCGACCGGGCCGAGGCCCTGGCCTGGATGCGCAGCGAGCACCGGAACCTGCTCGCGCTCCTCGGCCACCCCGCCGTCGCATCCCTTCCCTCGTTCACCGTGTCGCTCTCCGCCGACCTGGCAGCCTTCCTGCTGCTGGAGGGACGCTGGAGCCAGGCCGCCGTCCTGCACCAGTCCGCCGTGGCCGCGGCGGCCGCCGCGGGCGACCGCCGCGGCGAGGCGGATGCCCTGTGCGACCTGGGACGGGTCCGGCACGCGACCGGCGGCTACCGGGCTGCTGCGGAGCTGTACGAGCAGGCCCTGGCCGTCCACCAGGAGCTCGGCGACCGGCACGGTGAGGCCAACGACCTGCACGAGCTGGGCCGCGTCCGGTTGCTGACCGGGGAGATCCGGGAGGCCGCCGCGCTGCACGAGCGGGCCCTGGCCGGCTTCCGGGCCCTCGGCGACCGGCTGGGCGAGGCCCGCGCGCTGTGCGACCTGGGACGGGCCCGGCACTCCTCGGGCGATTCCCCCGCCGCGGTCGAGCTGTCCTCGCAGGTGCTCGACCTCTACCGCACCATGGGCGACCGCCGGGGCGAGGCTGCGGCCCTGCACGACCTGGCCTTCATCCTCGACGAGACGGGCGACCCGGGCAGCGCCGGGAAGTACTACCAGGAGGCGCTGACGATCTACCAGGACCTCAACAGCGTCCAGGGCGTGGCCAACACCCTGCGCGGCCTGGGCCGGGTCCGGCACGCCGCCGGCGACCACCGGGGCGCGGCCGAGCTGCACCAGCGCTCCCTGGACGCCTGCCGGGAGGCGGGCAGCCGCCACGGCGAGGCCGACTCACTGCTCGGCCTGGGCCGGGCCCGCGAAGCGCTGGGCGAGGGCCCCGAAGCCGCCGGGCTCTACCAGCAGGCGCTGGCCCTCTACCGGGAGACCGGCAGCCGCCTCGGCGAGACCGGCACCCTGCTCGACCTGGCCGTCCTGACCGAGCGGACGACCGGCCCACGCGCGGCTCTGAAGCTGCACCAGCAGGCGCTGGCACTCGCCCGCGACATCGACAGCCCACTGGACCAGGCGCGCGCCCTGGAAGGGGCGGCCCGCTGCACCCTCGCCCTCGGCGACCGCACCACCGCGCTGGCCGGGATGGAGGACGCCGTCGCCCTCTACCGCCGGCTCAACTCTCCCGCCGCCGCAGAAGCCGCCGCCCGGCTGTCCGCCCTGCGGACCGAACCCGCGGTATGGCGCTGA
- a CDS encoding helix-turn-helix transcriptional regulator — translation MTPSGEAGLRRILAVIDLLLDAVDEETLLPALLPMLLQAVPGDSLIWSLRTAAGRQPLSTPTDLFGPDAVQTFFRHAPADPLFRHCDTAAVVPLRRSDLQTRTEYHRLGTYAEVLRPVGAEYQLAMACPAGYARTGRRSVCLVVNRSGSDFTEADVAASELLRIRLSHALDRLAPRVPTPAGVTARESAVLDLLARGMTDQQIAHCLDVSARTVDKHLEHAYAKLQVHCRVEAANLWLAASARRPRAR, via the coding sequence GTGACTCCGTCCGGGGAAGCCGGACTACGGCGCATCCTGGCCGTGATCGACCTCCTGCTTGATGCCGTCGACGAGGAGACGCTCCTCCCAGCCCTCCTCCCGATGCTGCTCCAGGCGGTCCCGGGGGACAGCCTGATCTGGTCGCTGCGCACCGCTGCCGGGCGTCAGCCGCTCAGCACCCCGACCGACCTCTTCGGTCCCGACGCCGTGCAGACCTTCTTCCGGCACGCACCGGCCGACCCGCTGTTCCGTCACTGCGACACCGCCGCCGTGGTTCCGCTGCGCCGCTCCGACCTGCAGACGCGCACCGAGTACCACCGGCTCGGCACCTATGCCGAGGTGCTGCGGCCGGTCGGCGCCGAGTACCAGCTCGCCATGGCCTGCCCGGCCGGGTACGCGCGCACCGGCCGGCGCAGCGTCTGCCTGGTCGTGAACCGCAGCGGCAGCGACTTCACCGAGGCCGACGTGGCCGCCTCGGAGCTGTTGCGGATCCGGCTGAGCCACGCGCTGGACCGGCTCGCCCCACGCGTGCCGACACCCGCCGGGGTCACCGCTCGTGAGTCCGCGGTCCTGGACCTGCTCGCCCGCGGCATGACGGACCAGCAGATCGCCCACTGCCTGGACGTCTCCGCCCGCACTGTGGACAAGCACCTGGAGCACGCCTACGCGAAACTCCAGGTCCACTGCCGCGTTGAGGCCGCGAACCTCTGGCTGGCGGCCTCCGCCCGACGCCCACGGGCCCGATAG
- a CDS encoding class I SAM-dependent methyltransferase produces the protein MATAMDEDKVMEFLGRVVTDAGAAVAGLCTSLGDRLGLYAAMAGAGPLTSAQLAEKTGLTERYVREWLAAQVAGEYVVYDADRDGYLLPDEHAAVLADPSAPTYAAGFLTMMQALYGSEDALMEAFRTGEGVGWEEHSAALFAGTAKFFRPGYTGALVSEWLPAMNGTTAKLERGGEVADIGCGYGYSTMLMAQAYPKSHFHGFDFHQPSIDAARKIAEEQGLSDRVSFDVATAQDFPGDGYDLVTFFDCLHDMGDPGQALAHAQQALAEDGSCMIVEPNVSADVTENINPIGRAVVSASVAVCLPSALAQHGPQTLGNHAGEAAMRDLADGAGLHHWKLAAESPVNRVYAASR, from the coding sequence ATGGCCACAGCCATGGACGAGGACAAGGTCATGGAGTTCCTGGGCCGCGTGGTGACGGACGCCGGAGCCGCGGTCGCCGGACTGTGCACCTCGCTCGGCGACCGGCTGGGCCTGTACGCGGCCATGGCCGGCGCCGGTCCGCTCACGTCCGCGCAGCTCGCGGAGAAGACCGGGCTCACCGAGCGGTACGTCAGGGAGTGGCTGGCCGCCCAGGTCGCGGGCGAGTACGTGGTCTACGACGCCGACCGGGACGGCTACCTGTTGCCGGACGAGCACGCCGCCGTGCTCGCGGACCCCAGCGCGCCCACATACGCCGCCGGGTTCCTCACCATGATGCAGGCGCTCTACGGCAGCGAGGACGCGCTGATGGAGGCCTTCCGCACCGGTGAGGGGGTGGGCTGGGAGGAGCACAGCGCCGCACTGTTCGCGGGCACCGCCAAGTTCTTCCGCCCCGGTTACACCGGCGCCCTGGTCTCCGAGTGGCTGCCCGCGATGAACGGGACGACCGCCAAGCTGGAGCGCGGGGGAGAGGTCGCCGACATCGGCTGCGGGTACGGCTACTCGACCATGCTGATGGCGCAGGCCTACCCCAAGTCGCACTTCCACGGCTTCGACTTCCACCAGCCCTCGATCGACGCCGCCAGGAAGATCGCCGAGGAACAGGGACTCTCCGACCGGGTCAGCTTCGACGTGGCCACCGCCCAGGACTTCCCCGGCGACGGCTACGACCTGGTCACCTTCTTCGACTGCCTGCACGACATGGGCGACCCGGGCCAGGCGCTGGCCCACGCCCAGCAGGCCCTGGCCGAGGACGGCAGCTGCATGATCGTCGAGCCCAACGTCTCGGCGGACGTGACGGAGAACATCAACCCCATCGGCCGCGCGGTGGTCTCCGCCTCGGTCGCCGTCTGCCTGCCCTCCGCGCTGGCCCAGCACGGACCGCAGACGCTGGGCAACCACGCCGGCGAGGCCGCCATGCGCGACCTGGCGGACGGCGCGGGCCTGCACCACTGGAAGCTCGCCGCCGAGAGCCCCGTCAACCGGGTCTACGCCGCCAGCCGGTAG
- a CDS encoding PaaX family transcriptional regulator C-terminal domain-containing protein has translation MTTGPTTRTEPTPPATAGRDTRPGPLILTVFGLYARSEDNWMSVASLVRLMADLGLDEPAVRSSISRLKRRGVLCPERHGRAAGYSLESSALEVLAEGDTRIFERVRASTADGWLLVVFSVPESEREKRHELRASLTRLGFGTAAPGVWIAPGNLAAETRRTLERRGLSGYVDLFHGEHTGFGEPRSKVRAWWDLDELSGLYADFLRRYRPVLDRVTADGTTPAEAFSTYIPMLTQWRRLPYRDPGLPLQLLPPGWSGETAGLLFDDLNRALGAPAREHATAVIHSGD, from the coding sequence ACCACGGGGCCGACGACGCGAACCGAACCGACCCCGCCCGCCACAGCAGGGCGCGACACCCGGCCCGGCCCGCTGATCCTCACGGTCTTCGGCCTGTACGCGCGCAGCGAGGACAACTGGATGTCGGTGGCCTCCCTGGTCCGGCTCATGGCCGACCTCGGCCTGGACGAGCCCGCCGTGCGCTCCTCGATCTCCCGCCTCAAGCGGCGCGGCGTGCTGTGCCCCGAGCGCCACGGCCGAGCGGCCGGCTACTCGCTGGAGAGTTCGGCCTTGGAGGTGCTCGCCGAGGGCGACACCCGCATCTTTGAACGGGTCCGGGCGAGCACCGCCGACGGCTGGCTCCTGGTCGTCTTCTCCGTGCCCGAGTCCGAGCGGGAGAAGCGTCACGAACTGCGTGCCAGTCTGACCCGGCTGGGGTTCGGCACCGCGGCGCCAGGAGTGTGGATCGCCCCCGGCAACCTGGCGGCCGAGACCCGACGCACCCTGGAACGCCGCGGTCTCTCCGGCTATGTGGACCTGTTCCACGGCGAGCACACGGGATTCGGTGAGCCCCGCTCCAAGGTGCGCGCCTGGTGGGACCTGGACGAACTCTCCGGGCTGTACGCGGACTTCCTCCGCAGGTACCGCCCCGTACTCGACCGGGTGACCGCGGACGGCACGACCCCGGCCGAGGCCTTCTCGACCTACATCCCGATGCTCACCCAGTGGCGCCGCCTGCCGTACCGCGATCCGGGGCTCCCGCTCCAGCTGCTGCCCCCGGGCTGGAGCGGTGAGACCGCGGGCCTGCTCTTCGACGACCTCAACCGCGCGCTCGGCGCACCGGCCCGCGAACACGCCACGGCAGTGATCCACAGCGGGGACTGA